GCCGGGGTTACGCCGTGCTCGCGGTCGACGTCGCGGCCGACGACCCCGCGCTGCCGTATGCGCTGGGGAACAAGGCCGAGCTGGCCGCCGTCGCCTCGCAGACCGGCGCCGAGGCGTTCGTCGCCGACGTCCGGGACCCCGCGGCGCTGGCGGCCGCCGTGGCCGAAGCCGAACGGCGGTGGGGCGGGCTCGACGTCGCCGTCGCGGCCGCGGGGGTCATCGCCGGCGGCGTGCCGTTGTGGGAGGTCCCGCCGGAGCAGGAGGACGCGGTGCTCGACGTCGACCTGCGCGGCGTGCTCAACCTCGCCCGGGTGGCGATTCCGGCGCTGCTGCGCCGTCCGCGGCCGCGCTCGGGGCGGTTCCTCGCGGTCGCCTCCGCTGCCGCGACCCGCGGGCTGCCGATGCTCGCGGCCTACTGCGCGGCGAAGGCGGGCGTGGCCGGTCTCGTCCGCGCGCTGGGCGCCGAACTGGGCGGCACCGGCGTCACCGCCAACGCCGTCAGCCCGGGCTCCACCGACACGCCGATCCTCGCCGAAAGCGCCCGGCTGTACGGCCTTCCCGGCGCGGAGGACTTCGCGGCGCAGCAGCCGGTCGCGCGGTTGCTGGAGCCGGCCGAGATCGCGCGGGTCCTGGCGTTCCTCGCGGACCCGGACAGCGGCGCGACGACCGGCGCGGTGGTGCCGGTGGACGGAGGGCTGGCCCTGTGACCGCTCCCCTGCCCGCCGGTTTCCGGGTGACGCTCGACCCGGACACCAAGCAGCTGCGCGAGGACCTCTGGTTCGGCGGCTCGCCGGCCCGCGTGCTCCGCCTCACCGCGGCCGGGCGCCGAGCCTGGCGGGAACTCGCCGACGGTCCGGTCACCTCCCCGGCCGCCGGCGCGCTCGCCCGGCGGCTCACCGACGCGGGCTTCGCCCACCCCGTGCCGCCCGGACCGGCCGCGCCCGCGGACCTCACCGTGGTCGTCCCGGTCCTCGACCGGCCCGGGCCGCTGGCCCGCTGCCTGGCCTCGCTCGACGGCCGGCACCCCGTGCTCGTCGTCGACGACGGGTCCGCGGATCCGGCCGCGGTCGCCGCGGTGGCCGCCGCCCACGGGGCGAAACTGGTGCGCCGGGACGTCA
This genomic window from Amycolatopsis mongoliensis contains:
- a CDS encoding mycofactocin-coupled SDR family oxidoreductase: MTPRTALVTGAARGIGAATVRHLTGRGYAVLAVDVAADDPALPYALGNKAELAAVASQTGAEAFVADVRDPAALAAAVAEAERRWGGLDVAVAAAGVIAGGVPLWEVPPEQEDAVLDVDLRGVLNLARVAIPALLRRPRPRSGRFLAVASAAATRGLPMLAAYCAAKAGVAGLVRALGAELGGTGVTANAVSPGSTDTPILAESARLYGLPGAEDFAAQQPVARLLEPAEIARVLAFLADPDSGATTGAVVPVDGGLAL